From one Candidatus Binataceae bacterium genomic stretch:
- the hisS gene encoding histidine--tRNA ligase — MHLTRLRGFQDLIGPSARAVSRVEDCARAIMERHAVHEMRIPILERLELYQRSSGETSDVVEKQMYAFSDADEAETLLAIRPEGTPGVVRAYIEAGLDRSDPEQRFYYSGPMFRRERPQKGRFRQFHQFGVEIFGRADAACDAELLIMIDELRQELKLELEFQINSLGHAECRPAYRAALLEYGRAHLTELCADCHQRLERNPLRLLDCKIDVKLAAGAPKSIDYLCDACRAHFATVERLLSGAGVPYVVNPRLVRGLDYYMRTTFEVVSTAVGSQSAVVAGGRYDGLVEALGGAPVAGTGFAIGVERLALALEATGGAGAVAPDVALIALGDSAVVAAMKLAGELWRRGICVELLAPDRGLKALMRRANKLGAHFAIIVGENELARGVVQLRDLRAGTQRELPQAVVAGEIAAVSEPAR, encoded by the coding sequence TTGCACCTGACACGTCTCAGAGGTTTTCAGGATTTGATCGGGCCGAGCGCGCGCGCCGTGAGCCGGGTCGAGGACTGCGCGCGCGCGATCATGGAGCGCCACGCGGTCCACGAGATGCGCATCCCGATCCTCGAACGGCTCGAACTGTATCAGCGTTCGAGCGGCGAAACCTCGGATGTCGTCGAAAAGCAGATGTACGCATTCAGCGACGCCGACGAGGCGGAGACGCTGCTCGCGATTCGACCGGAAGGGACTCCCGGTGTCGTCCGCGCCTATATCGAGGCGGGCCTGGATCGCAGCGATCCCGAGCAGCGTTTCTATTACTCGGGTCCGATGTTTCGCCGCGAGCGGCCGCAGAAGGGGCGCTTCCGGCAGTTCCATCAATTTGGCGTCGAGATTTTCGGTCGCGCCGACGCGGCTTGCGACGCCGAACTGCTGATCATGATCGATGAGCTGCGTCAGGAGTTGAAGCTGGAACTGGAGTTCCAGATCAATTCTCTGGGCCACGCCGAGTGCCGGCCCGCCTATCGTGCGGCTCTGCTCGAATACGGCCGCGCCCATCTAACGGAGCTTTGCGCGGATTGCCATCAGCGGCTCGAACGCAATCCGCTGCGTCTGCTCGATTGTAAAATCGACGTGAAACTGGCGGCCGGAGCGCCCAAGAGCATCGATTATCTGTGCGATGCGTGCCGCGCGCATTTTGCAACGGTCGAGCGGCTGCTCAGCGGAGCCGGAGTCCCCTACGTCGTGAATCCGCGACTCGTGCGCGGCCTCGACTACTATATGCGCACGACTTTTGAGGTCGTCTCGACCGCGGTGGGATCGCAGAGCGCGGTGGTCGCCGGCGGGCGCTACGACGGTCTGGTCGAGGCGTTGGGTGGGGCGCCGGTGGCGGGTACCGGCTTCGCGATTGGCGTCGAGCGGTTGGCGCTCGCGCTCGAGGCGACCGGCGGCGCGGGAGCGGTGGCGCCCGACGTTGCACTGATTGCGCTCGGCGACAGCGCTGTGGTGGCGGCGATGAAGCTCGCGGGCGAGCTGTGGCGCCGGGGTATTTGTGTCGAGCTGCTGGCGCCAGATCGCGGACTCAAGGCGCTCATGCGGCGGGCGAACAAGCTCGGGGCGCATTTCGCGATTATCGTCGGCGAAAACGAATTGGCCCGGGGCGTCGTGCAATTGCGCGATCTGCGCGCCGGCACGCAGCGCGAGCTTCCGCAGGCGGTCGTCGCCGGCGAAATCGCCGCCGTCTCCGAGCCGGCGCGCTGA
- a CDS encoding thiolase family protein — protein sequence MRNVYVLGTGMIKFGRYPDKSVPELGAEAALIALKDAGVTIKDVEMFAAGNLYQSNAMVGQRILQQIGQTGIPVINVSNACATGSTAFREAYIAVASGMYDVTMAIGVEQMGKQGLLGGGGGGSDPAYSTEGRIGSGLMPAVFGQAGVEHMRKHGTKLEHFAKISVKSHKHATKNPFSQYRNEVSLEDVMSARMVAFPNTLYMCCPTGDGAAATILVSEDKLKQLAGGRKRPRVAASVLTSDPYTDRDLTLPDVSTLTRRASRKAYETAGLGPKDVSLTELHDCFATAELVHYENLELCADGEAAKFIDEGGGKHPDLGGHAPVNVSGGLLSKGHPLGATGVANICEIVWHLTQDDRAKERQVPNAKVGMAHVIGLGSACTINILTV from the coding sequence ATGCGAAATGTCTACGTACTGGGAACCGGAATGATCAAGTTCGGCCGCTATCCCGACAAGTCCGTACCGGAGCTCGGCGCGGAAGCGGCTTTGATCGCGCTCAAGGACGCCGGCGTCACGATCAAGGATGTCGAGATGTTCGCGGCGGGTAATCTATATCAATCAAACGCGATGGTCGGGCAGCGGATCCTCCAACAGATCGGGCAGACCGGAATCCCGGTGATCAACGTTTCGAACGCCTGCGCCACCGGCTCGACCGCTTTTCGCGAGGCCTATATCGCCGTCGCGTCGGGTATGTATGACGTCACTATGGCGATCGGGGTCGAGCAGATGGGCAAGCAGGGGCTGCTCGGCGGTGGCGGCGGCGGTTCCGACCCGGCTTATTCGACGGAAGGGCGGATCGGCTCGGGCCTGATGCCGGCGGTGTTCGGCCAGGCGGGCGTCGAGCACATGCGCAAGCACGGCACCAAGCTCGAACACTTCGCGAAAATTTCGGTCAAGTCGCATAAGCACGCGACCAAGAATCCGTTCTCGCAGTATCGCAACGAAGTCTCGCTTGAGGACGTGATGAGCGCGCGCATGGTCGCGTTCCCGAATACCCTCTATATGTGCTGCCCGACGGGCGACGGCGCCGCGGCCACGATCCTGGTCTCCGAGGACAAGCTCAAGCAGCTCGCCGGCGGCCGCAAGCGGCCGCGGGTAGCAGCCTCGGTGCTGACGTCGGATCCCTACACCGATCGCGATTTGACGCTGCCTGACGTGAGTACACTGACGCGGCGCGCGTCGCGCAAGGCTTACGAGACGGCCGGACTCGGCCCCAAGGACGTGAGCCTGACGGAGCTGCACGACTGTTTCGCGACCGCCGAACTGGTGCACTACGAGAATCTGGAGCTCTGCGCCGACGGTGAAGCGGCCAAGTTTATCGACGAGGGCGGCGGCAAGCATCCGGACCTCGGCGGCCACGCGCCGGTCAACGTCTCCGGCGGCCTGCTCTCGAAGGGTCATCCGCTGGGCGCGACTGGAGTGGCGAATATCTGCGAAATCGTCTGGCACCTGACGCAGGACGATCGCGCGAAGGAACGGCAGGTGCCGAACGCCAAGGTCGGGATGGCGCATGTGATCGGGCTCGGCTCGGCCTGCACGATCAATATCCTGACGGTATAA
- a CDS encoding OB-fold domain-containing protein — MAEPQTAPAEAGPRPILPILKLQPKPHLVAIKCGGCGALFLDLKRLACSKCGAAGNFQQIDLSDKGKVWVFSVIHQSFPGIKTPYVTAIIDLPEGISVKSNLIDVDPEDLQKNPGQAFGMPVELVVNAVAKDRQGNEVMAFQFRPSKN; from the coding sequence ATGGCTGAACCGCAGACTGCGCCGGCTGAAGCGGGACCCCGCCCGATCCTGCCGATCCTCAAACTGCAACCGAAACCTCATCTGGTGGCGATCAAGTGCGGCGGCTGCGGCGCGTTATTCCTCGATCTCAAACGGCTGGCCTGCTCAAAGTGCGGAGCTGCCGGTAATTTCCAGCAGATCGACCTTTCAGACAAGGGTAAGGTCTGGGTCTTTTCGGTGATCCATCAGTCGTTCCCGGGAATCAAGACGCCATACGTAACGGCGATTATCGATCTGCCCGAAGGGATCAGCGTGAAGTCGAATCTGATCGATGTCGATCCCGAGGATCTGCAAAAGAATCCGGGGCAGGCCTTCGGAATGCCGGTCGAGCTGGTGGTAAATGCAGTGGCGAAGGATCGTCAGGGCAACGAAGTGATGGCCTTCCAGTTCCGCCCGAGCAAGAACTAG
- a CDS encoding alpha/beta hydrolase, translating to MDAPVSGFTEGAARLHYLEWNRGARDCVVLVHGNSANAWWWVWVAEAMGAAAQRIVALDLRGHGDSDWVKPPNYSPLAYADDIARLIRALELERPVVVGHSMGGVAALAFAMRFAKLARGLVAIDVAVTSTARRNRYLRHLKALPTVVYPDLATAIERFRLMPKEGEIAPEIMRAVAEHSLVRTANGGFTMKFDRESFFGSDGLDVASAISQIEMPLLLVRAGHSRILTAEAAAAAVASNPRARLETIADAHHHIPLERPAELAQVLKEFIETHPEASSG from the coding sequence GTGGACGCGCCGGTAAGTGGCTTTACCGAAGGCGCCGCGCGGCTCCACTATCTCGAATGGAACCGCGGAGCGCGGGATTGCGTCGTCCTCGTGCACGGCAATTCCGCCAACGCCTGGTGGTGGGTCTGGGTCGCGGAGGCTATGGGCGCCGCCGCGCAGCGAATCGTCGCGCTGGATTTGCGTGGTCATGGCGACAGCGACTGGGTCAAGCCGCCGAACTATTCCCCGCTCGCCTATGCAGACGATATCGCGCGGCTGATTCGCGCGCTCGAACTTGAGCGTCCGGTGGTCGTCGGGCACAGCATGGGCGGGGTCGCGGCGCTGGCCTTCGCGATGCGCTTCGCCAAGCTCGCGCGAGGGTTGGTAGCGATCGACGTCGCGGTAACCTCGACCGCGCGGCGGAATCGCTATCTGCGTCATCTCAAGGCTCTGCCGACGGTGGTTTATCCCGACCTCGCGACCGCGATCGAAAGGTTCCGGCTGATGCCGAAAGAGGGGGAGATCGCGCCGGAGATCATGCGCGCCGTCGCTGAGCATAGCCTCGTGCGCACGGCGAACGGCGGCTTCACGATGAAATTCGATCGCGAGAGTTTTTTCGGCAGCGACGGGCTCGACGTGGCGTCGGCGATCAGCCAAATCGAAATGCCCCTCCTGCTGGTGCGCGCAGGCCACAGCCGGATCCTCACCGCCGAGGCGGCGGCCGCCGCGGTCGCATCAAATCCGCGGGCGCGCCTCGAGACGATTGCGGACGCGCATCACCATATCCCGCTCGAACGACCGGCAGAACTGGCGCAGGTGCTGAAGGAGTTCATTGAAACGCATCCGGAGGCCTCTTCCGGTTGA
- a CDS encoding alpha/beta hydrolase, translating into MITIRRFDAADGLVLSATDYGGAGQTPILFVHGGSAHARWWDFVAPAFCDRFHVLALDQRGHGESPWTAEWTYGTRQYVADLSAVIEGWGLGAPILVGHSMGGHTVMAYASEQSASLRAMVVIDSPASYPPEAVAALRAIGERPSRPFASLDEAVAKFRTNPRQNNARPGTLEYVARLSFRQDAAGGWIHKMDRRTLIREPVSVWKGLARIQCPSLYIRAGSSVLPEEVTGKIVAAIPDCRQATVPDSFHHVMIDNPAALIAILNEFLGELQ; encoded by the coding sequence ATGATTACGATTCGCCGCTTCGACGCCGCCGACGGCCTGGTGCTGAGCGCCACGGATTATGGCGGCGCGGGCCAGACGCCGATCCTGTTTGTCCACGGCGGGTCGGCGCACGCGCGCTGGTGGGATTTCGTCGCGCCGGCCTTCTGCGATCGCTTTCACGTGCTGGCGCTCGATCAGCGCGGTCATGGCGAGAGTCCATGGACCGCGGAATGGACTTACGGCACCCGTCAATACGTCGCAGACCTGAGCGCGGTGATCGAAGGCTGGGGACTGGGGGCGCCAATTCTGGTCGGCCATTCGATGGGCGGTCATACGGTGATGGCGTACGCGAGCGAGCAGAGCGCGAGCCTGCGCGCGATGGTCGTGATCGACAGTCCGGCCAGCTATCCGCCCGAGGCGGTCGCGGCGCTGCGCGCGATCGGCGAGCGGCCGTCGCGGCCCTTCGCTTCACTGGATGAGGCCGTGGCGAAGTTCCGCACGAATCCTCGCCAGAATAACGCACGGCCCGGAACCCTCGAATATGTCGCGCGACTCTCCTTTCGTCAGGATGCGGCAGGCGGCTGGATCCATAAGATGGATCGGCGGACCCTGATCCGCGAACCCGTCAGCGTCTGGAAGGGCCTCGCACGAATCCAATGTCCGTCACTCTATATTCGCGCCGGATCGAGCGTCCTGCCGGAAGAGGTCACCGGGAAAATCGTGGCGGCGATTCCCGATTGCCGTCAAGCTACCGTGCCCGACTCGTTCCATCATGTGATGATCGATAATCCGGCCGCGCTAATCGCGATCCTCAACGAGTTTCTCGGCGAGCTACAGTAA
- a CDS encoding glucose 1-dehydrogenase, giving the protein MDRLKGKVALISGGARGQGAAEAQRFAAEGAKVVIGDVRDDLTKSTADAINAKLANAVRAVHLDVTRAADWRAAVEVCEREFGGLDILVNNAGILNIKGLEQTSEEEWDAVVNVNQKGVWLGMKAAIPAMRKRGGGSIINISSIFGLIGSPGSTAYHGTKGAVRLLTKAAAVQYGPEKIRVNSVHPGVIHTAMVSEALPTREDLQPFFDMTPMKRGAQPEEVAAAVLFLASDDASYVTGAELAVDGGYSAA; this is encoded by the coding sequence ATGGACCGACTCAAAGGTAAAGTGGCGCTGATTTCGGGCGGGGCGCGCGGCCAGGGCGCCGCCGAGGCGCAGCGCTTTGCCGCTGAAGGGGCCAAGGTCGTGATCGGTGACGTGCGCGACGACTTGACCAAATCGACCGCCGACGCGATCAATGCGAAGCTCGCAAACGCCGTGCGCGCGGTGCATCTGGATGTGACACGCGCCGCCGACTGGCGCGCCGCGGTCGAGGTCTGTGAACGCGAATTCGGCGGCCTCGATATTCTCGTCAACAACGCCGGTATCCTCAATATCAAAGGTCTCGAACAGACCTCGGAAGAGGAATGGGACGCCGTGGTCAACGTCAACCAGAAGGGCGTCTGGCTCGGGATGAAGGCGGCGATTCCCGCGATGCGTAAGCGGGGCGGCGGCTCGATTATCAACATCTCATCGATCTTCGGTTTGATCGGTTCGCCGGGCTCGACCGCCTATCACGGCACCAAGGGCGCGGTCAGGCTCCTGACCAAGGCGGCGGCGGTGCAATACGGACCGGAGAAAATTCGCGTCAACTCGGTCCATCCGGGGGTGATTCACACGGCGATGGTCTCCGAGGCTTTGCCGACCCGCGAAGACCTGCAGCCCTTTTTCGATATGACACCGATGAAGCGCGGCGCGCAGCCGGAAGAGGTCGCGGCGGCGGTGCTGTTCTTGGCGAGCGACGACGCGTCATATGTGACCGGGGCGGAGTTGGCGGTGGACGGCGGCTACTCGGCTGCCTAG
- a CDS encoding phage terminase small subunit-related protein — MIKQIVLGVAALALVTAIGGVGSAHAGKVDCAKVMTEVGAGKKTKDIAKEMSISTSSVYRCKSKAKTKAKAAGAASPAAVKSPSSHS, encoded by the coding sequence GTGATCAAACAAATCGTTTTGGGTGTGGCCGCGTTGGCCTTAGTGACGGCGATCGGCGGCGTCGGAAGCGCTCACGCAGGTAAGGTCGATTGTGCCAAGGTTATGACCGAAGTTGGCGCGGGTAAGAAGACCAAGGATATCGCAAAGGAGATGAGTATCTCGACCAGCAGCGTTTACCGCTGCAAATCGAAAGCAAAGACCAAGGCCAAGGCGGCAGGCGCGGCGAGTCCCGCTGCGGTCAAGTCGCCGTCGAGCCACTCGTAA